One Halalkalicoccus jeotgali B3 genomic window, CGACGCGCTCCTCGGTGTGGTTGGGGCACACTCATTCAAAGACGAGGTAAATGAGGAGTCGATTCAGGAGATGCTCGAATGGGTTGAGGAGCGCGATATTGAAACAATGACGCTTCGCGAGGCAATCGAGACATACGACTGAGAGCGATTGAAATCCTACGAGTCGTTATTGACTACCTACAGTATATCCGGACCATCTCAGGGCGACCCGCAATGAAGGTTGACAGATGGATTCAGCGTCTATCTTGATAGCAGTCAAAGCAGGGTAATTCATCCCCATGTGGGCCACAGCAGCCTGTCTGTCCGTTCTGACATGTGTTCTTAGCCTGTCCACCGTCTGGGATGGGAACCGCTTGAGCGGCCATCAGGACCGGCTCGCGAATGGCGACCGCGACCATGTGCTTGCAGGGGCCGTCCTGGTATTCGAACGCTTTACATTCGCAGGCTACCGGCACATCGGTCTCGACGTTGACCGTGTACGAGTGGCCGTCTTCGTCGTAACTGTCGTTTGTTACTCGGACTAGTCCTGGCGCTTCAAGTTCGAAACTGAATGACTCCCATTGAGCGCGCTTCAGTGTCTTTTCGTTTGCCTGTCCTACCAAGTCGCTTTTTGCCGTTGGGCTTGTGTTCTGCATTGTCGGTTGAGTCCGACACCGGTTCGGGGTTGCAGCCCCGGACCATTCCTTGAAGAATAGTCACCCAGTGTCTACTACCTCCTACAACGGTGGTAATAATAAACCTACCCCTTGTAGTCATGAATCTCCCCAATTCAAGAAAAGGCACCGTTGTAGGAGGAAGAATTATGACCAGTGAATGAGAAGAAGGAGTATATGTCAAATGCCGGTCGAAAACCCCGCGTTACGGATGACGAATTGATTGATACTATCCGGCAGCTGACGGACACCAACGAGAACATCGTCGTCACTACCCCGGAAATCACGGATGAGTTGCCTATTGCCCAACGTTCGGTCTATGACCGGCTCATCAAGCTCAACGATGAGGAGCGAGTCCAGAAGAAGAAGGTTGGAGCAAGAGCCATAGTATGGTGGGTCAACGCCGACGAATAGAGTGACAGAGCCTTGTTCAACAATTGGATGAAACCAACCAGACGTTGAACAAGGTTGACGAGACGATAACGGCAGCAGTGTTTCTCCCGAACCCGA contains:
- a CDS encoding SWIM zinc finger family protein, coding for MQNTSPTAKSDLVGQANEKTLKRAQWESFSFELEAPGLVRVTNDSYDEDGHSYTVNVETDVPVACECKAFEYQDGPCKHMVAVAIREPVLMAAQAVPIPDGGQAKNTCQNGQTGCCGPHGDELPCFDCYQDRR